DNA from Cloacibacillus sp. An23:
GAGCTCTTCCGGCACATTGTAGAGTCCCGGCTCGAGTTTGTGCGAGCTTATGTAGAGAGCGGAAAGAAGCTGCATGGCGAAGCTGAGGTCCATTATCTCGACGGGATGGCCGTCGCCCGCCGCGAGGTTCACGAGACGTCCTTCGCCGAGCAGGTGAAGCCTGCGGCCGTCGGGCATGACGTAGGTGTCTATGTTGTCGCGCGACCGGCGCACTTCCGCCGCCATTTCCTTAAGGTCGGGGACGTAGACTTCCACGTCGAAGTGCCCCGCGTTCGCGAGCAGCACGCCGTCCTTCATCTTCTCAAAATGTTCGCGGCGGATGACCTTCGTGTTGCCCGTCACGGAGACGAAGACGTCGCCGAGCTTCGCCGCGGCGTTCATGTCCATGACTTCGAAGCCGTCCATGAGCGCCTCGAGCGCTTTATGCGGGTCTACCTCGACTACGATGACGCGAGCTCCGAGTCCCGCGGCGCGCTTAGCAGTCCCCTTGCCGCACCAGCCGTAGCCGGCGACGACGACGTTCTTGCCCGCGACTATGAGGTTCGTGGTGCGAAGTATCGCGTCCCAGACCGACTGCCCCGTGCCGTAGCGGTTGTCGAACAGGTGCTTGCTCTGCGCGTCGTTGACCGCGAGCATCGGGAAAGGCAGCACGCCTTCCGCCGCCATGGCGCGCAGGCGCTTGATGCCGGTAGTAGTCTCTTCGCAGCCGCCCATGATGTTCTTGATGAGGTCGCGGCGCTCCTCTATGACCATCGATACGACGTCTCCGCCGTCGTCAATTATCACCTGCGGGTCCCATTTGAGCATCTCGCGTATGTTGTCGCTGTATTCTTCGGCGCTCATGCCGCGGCGGCTGAATACATGCACGCCATCTTCGACGAGAGCGGCGCAGATCGGGTCCTGCGTAGAGAGCGGGTTGCTTCCCGCGGTGACGACGGTCGCGCCGAGCTGATGGAGGACTTTAAGGAGGCAGGCGGTCTTGGCCTCGAGGTGCAGGCAGGTTCCGACGACGACGCCAGCGAGCGGCTGGCCCGCGGCCTCCTTCTCGGCTATGAGCTTAAGCACCGGCATGTATTCCCACGCCCACTCCATGCGGCGGTGCCCCTCCGGCGCGAGCGCTATATCTGCTATCCTGAATTCGTTTCTCATTTCGCGTTTCCCTCCAGAAATATTTTTTCTATATTTTCCTTATACGGCGCGCGAATCACTCCGCGTTCCGTTATTATTCCGGCTATGAGTTCCGACGGCGTAACGTCGAACGCGGGGTTCCAGACATTAGCGTCTGGCGGCGTAAGCCATTTGTCCCCGATTTTACGCACCTCGTCGGCTGCGCGCTCCTCTATCGGTATATCCGCGCCGCAGCGGCAGTTTGTGTCGAACGTCGAGAGCGGAGCCGCGATGTAGAACGGCACGCCGTGGCGCTTCGCAGCTATGGCAAGGCCGTAGGTGCCTATTTTGTTCGCCGCGTCGCCGTTCGCCGCCACGCGGTCCGCGCCGGTTATAACCGCGTCTATTTTTTCGCGCGACATAAGGAAGGCCGCCGTCGAGTCCGTTATCACGGTGACGTCGAAGCCGTCGGCCATGAGCTCGTAGGCTGTAAGCGACGCGCCCTGGAGGCGCGGCCTCGTCTCGTCGGCGTATATTTTCAGTTTTTTACCGGCCTCCGCGGCGGCGCGGAAAACTCCTAGCGCAGTGCCGTAGCCCGCCGTCGCAAGCGCGCCTGCGTTGCAGTGCGTCAGCGCGGCGCATCCGTCGGGCAGCAGGGCCGCGCCGAATCGGCCTATGCTTTTGTTTATCTCTATGTCTTCTTCGTGGATTTTCGCGGCCTCGCGCGCAAGCAGCGCGGGGAGATTTTTTGCTTCCGCGTGCGCGGCGCGGAATTCCTTCATGCGTTTTATGGCCCAGAAGAGATTGACGGCCGTCGGACGCGTCGCAGCAAGCATTTCCGACGCTTCGGGGAATTCGTCCTCATTCTCGGCCAGGGCCAGGCCGTAGGCCGCGGCGACACCGATCGCCGGCGCGCCGCGCACCGTCATGTCTTCTATCGACGCGGCGACTTCTCTGTAATCGCGGCAGACGCGATATTTCGTTTCTAGCGGCAGAGCGCGCTGGTCGAGCAGATAAAGCGCGCCGCCGTCCCATTTCAGCGTGGGCGGCAGCATAGCTGTACGTCCTCCTTAAACGGCGTTTCGCCTGATATGCTTTCTACTACGGCCCCGGCCGTTCCGTCCCTCATGATGATGCTGAGGCGCGCGCCTTCGCTGAGCGACGACACCGAACGAAGCACTTCGCCGTTTCCGTCCTCGCATATCGAGTAGCCCTTTGAAAGAAGCGACAGCGGCGAGAGGCCGTCGAGGCGGGCTGCGTCAGAGGCGAGGCGCGACGATTCGTTCCTGAGCTTCGCGGATATTCCGGCGCCGAGCGCATCCTCCGCGCTTTTCAGGGAGGCCGAGGCCGGGGCGATGTGATTCAGATTTATTGCGGTATCCATGCTTTTCGCGGCGGTTTCAAGCTCGCGCGACAACATCGCGGCGCGTCCGTCCACAAGACCGCGCATCGAACGTTCCGCGTCGCGGAGGGCCGACGATATCGCCGAGCGGTCGGGGAAAAGTCTTTCCGCCGCGCCGGAGGGCGTCGGAGCCGCCGCGTCGGCCGCA
Protein-coding regions in this window:
- a CDS encoding adenosylhomocysteinase, which codes for MRNEFRIADIALAPEGHRRMEWAWEYMPVLKLIAEKEAAGQPLAGVVVGTCLHLEAKTACLLKVLHQLGATVVTAGSNPLSTQDPICAALVEDGVHVFSRRGMSAEEYSDNIREMLKWDPQVIIDDGGDVVSMVIEERRDLIKNIMGGCEETTTGIKRLRAMAAEGVLPFPMLAVNDAQSKHLFDNRYGTGQSVWDAILRTTNLIVAGKNVVVAGYGWCGKGTAKRAAGLGARVIVVEVDPHKALEALMDGFEVMDMNAAAKLGDVFVSVTGNTKVIRREHFEKMKDGVLLANAGHFDVEVYVPDLKEMAAEVRRSRDNIDTYVMPDGRRLHLLGEGRLVNLAAGDGHPVEIMDLSFAMQLLSALYISSHKLEPGLYNVPEELDRRIAELKLESLGITIEKLTPEQEEYMASWRE
- the mtnA gene encoding S-methyl-5-thioribose-1-phosphate isomerase, whose amino-acid sequence is MLPPTLKWDGGALYLLDQRALPLETKYRVCRDYREVAASIEDMTVRGAPAIGVAAAYGLALAENEDEFPEASEMLAATRPTAVNLFWAIKRMKEFRAAHAEAKNLPALLAREAAKIHEEDIEINKSIGRFGAALLPDGCAALTHCNAGALATAGYGTALGVFRAAAEAGKKLKIYADETRPRLQGASLTAYELMADGFDVTVITDSTAAFLMSREKIDAVITGADRVAANGDAANKIGTYGLAIAAKRHGVPFYIAAPLSTFDTNCRCGADIPIEERAADEVRKIGDKWLTPPDANVWNPAFDVTPSELIAGIITERGVIRAPYKENIEKIFLEGNAK